The Bacteroidales bacterium sequence TAACCCGTGTATTTTGAAATGATATGTATTGAGGTTTGCCGTTAAATGGATTGAACCATTTTAAATGGCCTTTTTTGAGCCGATTGAAAAACCACTTGCTGTAAAAAGCCGGGATGTCAGTTGACCGGCTGGCGGAAATGATAACCGGAGCTTTTGCATTAACTTTCTCTCCGTTATTTCTTTTTACTGTTGTTTCCGGCCATCCTTTGAAACCCATTTATTTTTTACTTTTCTTCAATATCCGATGCGGAAATAAAATACCCTGCCCGTATAACGAGCAGGGTATTTTAATGTTTTGTAAAAGACTTCCGGATTACTTATTTTCCTTGTGGCAGAACCACCAGTCATAGCAATCGTATTCTTCAAGACGCTTTTTGGCACTTTTCTTATCTGATGGGGGTGGCACAATCACCCTGTCTTTTATCAATTCATTATCAGGCCAGTTAGCCGGTACAGCGACACCTTTTTCGTCAGAAACCTGAAGGGCTTTGATAACTCTTACAATTTCGTCCATGTTTCTTCCGATTTCCTGTGGATAGTAAAGGATCAGCCTAATAACGCCTTTCGGATCAATAATAAATACAGCCCTTACCGTTTGGGATCCTTTGCCCGGATGGATCATCCCGATTTTCTTAGAAATATCTCCATTGGAATCGGCAATGATCGGAAAATTGATTTTTACATCAATGTTTTCCTCAATCCATTCATCCCATTTGATATGAGAGAATACCTGATCGATGGACAAACCGAGGAGCTCGGTATTGAGCTGGTCAAATTGATCCTTTCTCTTTGCAAAGGCTACGAATTCTGTTGTACAAACAGGAGTAAAGTCTGCCGGGTGACTGAAAAGTACAAGCCACTTGCCTTTGTAATCATTGGGAAGGTTAATCTTACCTTCCGTTGTTTGTACGGTCATTTCGGGGAATTTATCCCCAATCAGTGGAAAACTGCTTGTTGCTTCTTTTTGTTCCATAATCATTGTGTTTTTAAAAATTAATAATTTGATTTATTAGGTGTTCAAAGCTGAATACATCCGAATGGGTTTTTCAACTCCCTGTTTATTCTTTGTTTTATCTATAATTATATTGTTGTTCCTGCATAGCTTTTAACTTTTAGGCCCTACACTCACTTTATTTTCACTTCATTCGATTCTCCTATGATGTTTAGCTTAATATCTTCTACTTTGAAATTTTTTATTTTTTTCTTATTTAGATGATTAATTATTAATTGATTTAGTTCATCATCATAATAATCATAAATGTTACCTGTTTTTTGGTCGTATAAATGATGATGTTTTTCAATTATGGGATCGTAGCGCATGATATCGTTTTCTGTTTTAACTTTAGTGATTAAACCTTTCTCCCCAAATGCTTCCAGCGTTTTATAAACCGTCCCTAGGGATATCGACGGGTTTGTTTTGCTTACGTACTCTTTAATCATGTCAGCAGTAGGATGATCATTGATATTCAACAAAGCTTCATACACTGCCATCCTTTGTGGGGTAATCTTCAATCCGCTTTCTGCCAGCTTATCCCTTATGTTTTCTATTTGACTCATAACTCACCTCAATTGATAATAATTCTTAATTGAAAATCTTTACTATTTTAGGACAATTATTATTTGATAATGTTCACGGGTTGATATTATTTTTTTAAGATATTTTGTTTATCCTGAAGAAGTGGTTGATAAGAAGCTTTATTACCCCGGCCACGAAGCATTTTACAAGTAACATTCAGTCAATGGCAATGGTTTGTTTAACGGCATCTGTAAAGCCACATTGTTCGTTGCTTCGACAGGTAGGATAAAATTTTTTAAGATCTTCAGGGGCGTTATCTACGACATAGCTCCATGCGGTGAAGTTCAGCAGGTCAAGGTCATTGTAATCATTTCCGATGCCAAGCGTTTTGGAGGGATCTACTTCGGTGTAACGGCATAACCACTCCACCCCATGTCCTTTGGAAACACCCTCCGGGAAAACTTCGATCCATATGGAAACTCCGTCTAGCGGACTGGTGGCCCGGATGATTTTTACTCCCTGAATTTCTTGATCTAAAAGGTCGTGCAGGTCGGCCTTTTTATTGGTGATGGCTATGATCTGGCAGGAATGCTGGTAAGTTTCGGTATTTGGATACAATGGCTCTGCAAAATCTTTGTAAAGCTGGAACCTTCTTTCAAAGTCAGGATTATAGGTATTGCTCCTATAATAGACGAATTTATGATTTTCCGGTATCAATTCATGAATCATAAAATTAATTCCGGAATTTATGAGTATAAGGGCAATATCTTCCACTTTTTCTTTCGGAAGGTAGTTAGAATGGATCAATCTTTTAGTTTTCCAATCATAGATTCCTGCTCCTGAGGAAAAGATCAGATAATCAATAGGAAAGTTGGGTTTAAGCCGATTGAGGGCAGAATAGAGATTTCTGCCGGTGGCCACCACGCGGACAATGTTTTGGTTTGCCAGTTTCTTAAGTGTATTCAGATCCTCCCGGGCAGTCTCCTGTTGATCGTTGAAAAGGGTGCCATCCAGATCAGTGATTGCCATTTGAATATCAGAATTGCTCATCTTGTTGGGATTAGAATATTTCGTAACTGCTGGTCTGTACAGGAGCAACAAGGGTATCCAGTATTCTTTCCAGCAAAATTCCCTGGTCGGTATTGTAGTCATAGCCAAATGTTGCACGAACTCCCATTGAAGTGAACCTTACAGCCCGGTCCAATGCAATGGGCAGGCTGTCTCCCTGCAGTAATGAACCTGTGACCACACTGGCAAAGGCATCACCAGTACCGGGATAATTGGCAGGTAAGTAGTTCACTGATACTTTCCAGAAGCGTTGATCTTTTTTGTTATAAGCAATCACCGAGGTGATGTTCTTTTGTCTGGATTCAGGAACACTTGTTACAATTACAATTTGCGGACCTTTTTCTGATAATTCAAGGATCCAGTCCTTGATTTGATTGTTTGTGACACGGCTGGGGAATTTTTTATTTAGCAGTAAAGCGGCTTCTGTCAGATTGGGAGTGATTACATTGGCTTTCTCTATTAAAGAGCGCATTTCTTTTACATGATTCTGGCTCAATGGTGTATAAATTTTTCCGTCATCTCCCATTACCGGATCAATGACCACCAGTTGCTCCTCTCTATGAAATGTATCGATAAAGTGCTTTACGATCTCTATTTGTCTGTGTGAGCCTAAAAAACCACTGTATATGGCGCTAAACTCCAGGTCCAGCTTCTTCCAGTGCTCTATTACCGGGGGCATATGTTCAGTCAGATCCACAAAATAAAATTCCGAATATTTGCTGTGTGTGGATAATACTGCAGTAGGAAGCGGACATACCTGGATGCCCATTCGTGAGAGAATGGGTATTATTACTGTAAGGGATGCCCTGCCGAAACCTGACAAATCATGTATGGCGGCTACTTTTTCTACGGGTATATGCATATGATTTTCTGTTAATGATATAAAATTTTCATATTAAGCTTTTTCTTTATTTTTCATGCCTGGAATTAGATGAATTGATCGCTTTATACGCTTCCCTGCTGATCTTTGCGAAGTATGCTTCCAACTC is a genomic window containing:
- a CDS encoding peroxiredoxin, whose amino-acid sequence is MIMEQKEATSSFPLIGDKFPEMTVQTTEGKINLPNDYKGKWLVLFSHPADFTPVCTTEFVAFAKRKDQFDQLNTELLGLSIDQVFSHIKWDEWIEENIDVKINFPIIADSNGDISKKIGMIHPGKGSQTVRAVFIIDPKGVIRLILYYPQEIGRNMDEIVRVIKALQVSDEKGVAVPANWPDNELIKDRVIVPPPSDKKSAKKRLEEYDCYDWWFCHKENK
- a CDS encoding transcriptional repressor, whose amino-acid sequence is MSQIENIRDKLAESGLKITPQRMAVYEALLNINDHPTADMIKEYVSKTNPSISLGTVYKTLEAFGEKGLITKVKTENDIMRYDPIIEKHHHLYDQKTGNIYDYYDDELNQLIINHLNKKKIKNFKVEDIKLNIIGESNEVKIK
- a CDS encoding HAD family phosphatase; protein product: MSNSDIQMAITDLDGTLFNDQQETAREDLNTLKKLANQNIVRVVATGRNLYSALNRLKPNFPIDYLIFSSGAGIYDWKTKRLIHSNYLPKEKVEDIALILINSGINFMIHELIPENHKFVYYRSNTYNPDFERRFQLYKDFAEPLYPNTETYQHSCQIIAITNKKADLHDLLDQEIQGVKIIRATSPLDGVSIWIEVFPEGVSKGHGVEWLCRYTEVDPSKTLGIGNDYNDLDLLNFTAWSYVVDNAPEDLKKFYPTCRSNEQCGFTDAVKQTIAID
- a CDS encoding pyridoxamine kinase, translating into MHIPVEKVAAIHDLSGFGRASLTVIIPILSRMGIQVCPLPTAVLSTHSKYSEFYFVDLTEHMPPVIEHWKKLDLEFSAIYSGFLGSHRQIEIVKHFIDTFHREEQLVVIDPVMGDDGKIYTPLSQNHVKEMRSLIEKANVITPNLTEAALLLNKKFPSRVTNNQIKDWILELSEKGPQIVIVTSVPESRQKNITSVIAYNKKDQRFWKVSVNYLPANYPGTGDAFASVVTGSLLQGDSLPIALDRAVRFTSMGVRATFGYDYNTDQGILLERILDTLVAPVQTSSYEIF